The sequence TGTTGAAGGTGGCCACCTGGACGGCCAGGCTGTTGACCTGGTTCACATCGTTGGTGATCTGCAGCTTGGTGGTGTAGTCCTGCTCTTCCAGCGCGGCCGAGGAAGCGCGAAAGCGCGAGGCCAGTTCGGACATGCGCGCCAGCACCACGTTGCGCGCGGAGGCGTCGGTGGGCGAGGTCTGCAGGTCGGAAAAGGCATTCATCATGTTGCTGACGGCCGAGCCCAGGCTGGAGTCGCCGCCCGAGAACACGTCCTGCATCTGCGTCAGCGACTGCGAGCGCGCGGCATCTGCCGCGCTGGCCGCATTGGCGGCGTTGGATTGCTTGTTCAGCAGCTCGCTGTAGTTGCGCATCACCGAGGCCACCGACACACCGTTGCCGATGAATCCGTTGCCACGGTTTTGGCCGGCCACGGTCTCCAGGGCCACGGTCTGGCGCGAGTAGCCCTTGGTGTTGACGTTGGCGATGTTGTGGCCAATGGTCTGCAGTGCAGCCTGGTTGGCGGTCAGGGCGGAGACTCCGACGTTCATTAAGCTCATGATGCTGTCGCTTCCTTAGGCTTGGTTGCTGCGCTGCGCTGCTGCGGCACTTTCGATGGCGCGACTCAGCTTGTTGGCGTATTGGGGATCGGTGGCGTAGCCCGCTTTTTGCAGGGCCTGGGCGTAGGCGGCGGCAGAGCCGCTGCCGGCCACGGCTTCGGCCTGGGCATAGCGTGGGTTTTCGGTGATCAGGCGGGCGTAGTCGCGGAACGAGTCCTCGTAGGAGTCATAGGCGCGGAACTTGGCCTTGATCTTGCGGGGCACGCCGTCTATGTATTCGGTGGTGGTGATTTCGGCCACCTTGCCGCTCCAGCCCTTGCCGGCCTTGATGCCGAACAGATTGAAGGAGTTGCTGCCATCGCTATGGCGGATTTCGCCCTTGCCCCAGCCGGTTTCATGGCCGGCCTGGCCCACCATGAAGTTGGCTGGAATGCCGGATTCCTGGGCCACGCGCTGCGCGGCAGGCAGATGGGATTGCACAAAGTTGTCGCGCCCCTTGGGCGCGGGAGCGTAGGCGTCCACGGCGGTGCTGCGCGAGCCCCAGCTGCTGCCTGGCAACTGTGCCATGGCCGAGCGGCTGGCCAGGCTCACGGTGGAGGACAGGCGCTGGGCCAGGGCATCGTCATCGCCCAGCAGGCTGCTCATCTCGCCGGTGACATCGGCCGCGGCCAGGCTGTCCTTGCCGATGGAGCGGGAGATCTGCGCAGTGATGGAGTCGCTCAGGCCGCGCGGCATGCCCGACATGGCTACCGACAGCTGCTGGTCATACATATCGTTGGCCAGGCTGGTGGCGGAGTTCTCGAGCATGCCCGACTTCATGGTCGCGTCGCGCATGCTTTTGATCATCTCGCGCATGAACAGCGACTCCAGCTGCTTGGCGGCTTCGCGCGCGGCCTTGGGGTCGCCCGACTGGGTCTTGAGCGAGTGCAGCGACTGCACATCGCTGACCAGCGCATTGTTGGCGTTAAAAGAGAGGGAGCTCATATCACCTCCAGTTCGGCGTTCAGGGCACCTGCGGCCTTGATGGCTTGCAAGATGGCCAGCAGATCCTGGGGCGTGGCACCCAGGGCGTTCAGTGAGCGCACCACATCCGCCAGTTGCGAGGATGCGGGCATGTTGACGATGGCCCCCGGCTCCTGGCGCAGCTGGATGTTGGCCTTTTCCGCCACCACGGTCTGGCCGCCTTGCGAGAACGGGCCTGGCTGGCTGATGACGGGGGTGGAATTGATGGTGATGGCCAGATTGCCGTGGGCAATGGCGCAGGGGCCCAGCGTCACGGCCTGGTTCATCACGATGGAGCCGGTGCGGGCATTGATGACCACCTTGGCGGCGGGCTTGCTGTTTTGCAGCGTCAGCTC comes from Comamonas sp. GB3 AK4-5 and encodes:
- the flgJ gene encoding flagellar assembly peptidoglycan hydrolase FlgJ; protein product: MSSLSFNANNALVSDVQSLHSLKTQSGDPKAAREAAKQLESLFMREMIKSMRDATMKSGMLENSATSLANDMYDQQLSVAMSGMPRGLSDSITAQISRSIGKDSLAAADVTGEMSSLLGDDDALAQRLSSTVSLASRSAMAQLPGSSWGSRSTAVDAYAPAPKGRDNFVQSHLPAAQRVAQESGIPANFMVGQAGHETGWGKGEIRHSDGSNSFNLFGIKAGKGWSGKVAEITTTEYIDGVPRKIKAKFRAYDSYEDSFRDYARLITENPRYAQAEAVAGSGSAAAYAQALQKAGYATDPQYANKLSRAIESAAAAQRSNQA